DNA sequence from the Leishmania panamensis strain MHOM/PA/94/PSC-1 chromosome 17 sequence genome:
ccccccttctcaccTTTGGAtctcttcgcttttctcttctttgtgtctcctcgtcctctacGCACTCGCCTCTCAGAGCTCAAACCTTTTCGAGTGaggcgtgtgtctctgtgaaGGTCCCACAGGAAAGCGATggcactcccccctctttcttgTTACAGACGCGCGCAAAGTtcctgcgcagcggtgcaacCTTCAGCTCATTTGGCAgcgcggggagggggaggcgaggttGCCAAGGTGCAGGTTGCGTTCCCTCCAGCCCTGCACGGCCTCATTGGCACTCCTCCACTCTCTATCCTCAGCAAGGCATATGTGCACATAAGTGAATCTGTTTTCTCTCACGATGACGCGCTTTCTCCGTTCGTGCTGTGACATCGCTCctcacctctgcctcttcctccttttccacTTGCACGTCGTGCGACCACACCACTGGCGactcacgcacgcgcactcACCCCTCGCTGCACATATCGTGTCGCGCGTGTATGCATGCGGATAAGCCTCCACCCTCCTCTAGCCAGCACTTAATTGCTACCTCACCGTTGCACCCGTGCTCTTTGTCCTCTCTGTGTACCAAACCTCTCCTAAGTCCAtcgacggctgctgctgctgctgctgtgacgaTTTGCCTTCACTGCCGCGGTGAATCGTGAAAAAAGCCTTCGCCTTGTCAGGCGtgtctttcctcctcctcgtttctTCGGACTGGTGTTTGTGCGtttgcctctttctctttcgctctcggAGCTTGTGCCCTCAGGCGAGGCTCCTCGATTGAGTAGTacaaggagggggagagaaggggaggaaggcgtGTGTCACTACACGAGCCCAAGGGGAAAGGGCTGCAGGCACTGGACAAAACAAGGCGTGGACGGAAGTCgctgcctgccgctgcgtgaCGGACGTTGTCGGACGAGTGCTATACACAAGAAGGTGCcgtggtgagagagagagtgggtgggtgggtggccTAGAGGGGTAGTCGgcacgaaagagaagaccgGAAGAACAACGCAAAAGGAAACGAGGAAATGAAGTTGACACTGGTCGGCAGCATAGCGCTGACGTGCGCCCTAGTCGTCGCggtctttgccttctccttGTATGAGTCAtggctggtgctggtgctctaTCTGGTGAAGTACGTCTTTGGTGACAGTGCGCTGATGCCGCTGTATCGCCTCATCAAAGTACACTACAACTTTCTGCAGCGTGCGTACCTATGCTGGGTGGATTGCTTGTTGGAGAACATGCTGGGTACCCGTGTTGCCTACACTGTCGTTGATAGCGATGGCCAGGAGCACCTGGAGCAGCACTATATAACAACCATGCGCAATGAGGAGGGCGCAATGGAGAGGTACCTAGACTTGGACaaggtgctgcggccgccgtcgcagcccGGAAAGGTCAAGATCATCATCATGAatcaccactgccgcatCGATTGGGTCTACACGTTCCTTTACTTTGCCCGTACCCGAAGGATTATTAGCCACATTCGCTACGTCATGAAAGGAGATCTGAAGCAGCTCCCGATTCTGGGTTGGTGTATGGAGCTCTTTCGCTACCTCTTCCTGGCGCGCAACTGGGAAAGCGACAAGGTGCACATCCAGCGCATGGTCGACTTCTACAACGCCACCAATGACACCCCTGTCATTGTCATCTTCCCGGAAGGCACCGACCTCTCGCCAAGCAACGTCCAGCTGTCGCAGGCGTATGCTGCGAAGGCTGGGCTGCCGAAGTTCCACCATGTGCTGAATCCGCGTACCACTGGCACTGTGGCGCTCATGAACATGCTAGGTGGTGCCgacaaggtggaggaggtggtggaccTCACTATCGCCTACACGCTCCACGCCTCAGGGGAGCGCCCGAACGAGGCGTCACTCGTCAATGGCCATCACCCAAAGAAAGTACACCTGCTGATCAACAGTTACCCTGTCGCAGGCAcagcggccgcggcagcgcagaaAAAACCAACGCACGTTTGCCCCACCGAGGAGGTCGCCCTCACCGCATGGATCCATGAGCGCTtcgcggagaaggagctgtTGCTGTCGCGGTTCCTCCTGTCGAGCCCAATCGGCTTTGACACCGCCGATGTGCGGGCGGTGCTCGGCGaaggcgtcggcgtcgccggctacgacgacgacgaggagcgcctgcgccaccctAACCGgccgtggtggaggcggtacTACCAGCAGGTTGGCCTCTTCGGCGCTGTCATCACGCCTGTGTACTGGTTAGCCCCGCCCCTTTACTGCGCCTTCTTCATCCGCTGGTGGCTGATGATGTTGTGGATATCCGCCATGCTTTTGGCCTTCACGATGGGCTTCAAGGCAGCTGGCGGGCTTCAGGAGTCGCTTTACCTcaaggtggtggcgccggaGGCCAcgctgatgcagcagctgcgtcgcaTGCTGGGGCGTCGGCAGATGAGGATGGATAAGAAGAGCAATTGAGCGCTGTCCCTCCTTCCCTGTCCCCCCagcgccccccctctctcctcacttAAGGTGGGTGGGGACGTCGCGGGACTGAGGCTGATGTTGCTTCCACTGGGCTACCCAACGTTTTACTCTCTTTttgtggggaggaggaggccgggGCTTTTGTGCAGCGATTGTGCTTTTTGCTCTTCCCTCTCGTTCTTagtgtatttttttttctcattcTGCAATtgctgttgtgcgtgtgtgttggaTTGCTCATTTGGTTTATGTATTTATGGCCGCCACCATAATTTATATTTTGGCTCTTCGTCTCCGTACCTCCcgcccacgcccacacacccatacgtATGCACACACTCTGCCGTCGTTGCAGCTGTTCTACGATCTTCTCCatgcgcctgcgtgtgtactcaaggcagcggtgccggctACCTGTGCGCATGTGCCGTTGCAAATTCCACCGGGCTAtcacccgccccccccccccggtcCTGCATCGCGCCATCTCTCTCATTTGCGCGTGTCCGTGCGTGACGCAGGAGGGATTGGCACGGCTAGAGCAGAGAGGATACCTCTAGAGTGACATCCCTGCGTTCACACTTTTCAAGCGTTGAATGACCACCATGTGCTTTCATtgccttttcccccttttcccttttctcttcatgTGGGTCTTGAATGCGTTCATGCGTGCGCTACAGTAGGAATTCTCGCCGTGCCACCCatacacccccccccccccccacacacactcctcCTACAACTAACATCCCCCCAATAGTGTGAGGACGCAACAGAAATATGTCTTATGTGAGTCTCCTCGAGCGATCTTTGGCGACGCATTACGTGCCGCACTCGGACCTGACCAAGTCGTACTATGAGCGTCTTCTGCTCGacgtgcgccgccaccttccACCAGGTGTGGAGGATGACGTGGAGGAGATCGCCGAGCAGGTGCTGAGCATTGTGTGCTCGGCCGCATCTGGCACATCCTCatcggcggcgacgctgagCGATCAGCAACAAAGCCTTGAGCGGCTGCTGGACACCCGTCTAAGCCGCGAGGTTCGCGACCACTTCTTGCAGTATGGGAAACTGATCACCGACTACGTGGCTGACGACAAGGTGGCGGCAAACGGCACGTGTGGTTTGCTGACCTCGTCTTCCGGTGCCTTGGGGGTGCAGGACTTGAACTTCGCGGGCCCCAGTAGCAGCGACACCGACAGCGACGGTAGCAGCGATACCCTGCGTAGTGACGCAGAAGAGCGACGCAAAGTGGAGCTGCTGACGGGCggcgcgtcctcctcggcggcggagagaaaggagcgGCGTAAGAAGCGCAAGGCGCTCATGAAGGATGATCAGAATCTAATGCAATACGCCTTCGCCGAAGGCGGCGGAATAGCTGACACAgtcgaggaggcagaggcgtgggGGGCGTCCGCGACGCTGGCTGCTGGCAGGGGTGCCTCAGGGGAGTTGAACGATGACGAGtatgacgaggacgacgcgcTGGCGGCGAGGGCGGTGGAGATGCCACGGATTCCGTTTGAAGAAGTCGCGTGCAATGCGCAGTTTCTTAAAGACGCCGTGCGTCGTCTTTTTCCGGCTCACGATGCTGATACCTGTAACAGGCTAGCACAGCGGGTGCTGAACTTTctgagcgagagggaggaggatgacTTCACGCTGGAGACACAGCTCACCACGTGTCTGGGCGGCTATGAGGACGAGGCGGTGATGGACTGGATTGGTGACGCGGTGCAATCGCGCTGGAGCGTCGTGTACGGGCTGCGCTACGCCCAATGCACGACACAGAAGGAGCGCCACGTAGTCATGGATGGAATGCGTCAACACGCCCTAGATGACCCGCGGGTCGAGCACCTATACCAGAGTATCACCGGCAAGGAAGTGGATCCGTTGAACATGGAGCAActgaagcagcaccgcgagTTTGCGGCCGCGAGTggcaacgaggaggcggtATCTATGCTCGCGtcggcagcaccacggcagcacctgctgcgaCGGGTGAACCTTCAGGCCTGCGCCTTTCAGGATGAGCGAGCACCGCacctgcacgtgcgcgctACGGTCCCACAAGGTACGCAGCGGCTGACCTACGAGACCCACGATGAGATCCTCCTTccgccgt
Encoded proteins:
- a CDS encoding phospholipid acyltransferase, putative (TriTrypDB/GeneDB-style sysID: LpmP.17.0900); its protein translation is MKLTLVGSIALTCALVVAVFAFSLYESWLVLVLYLVKYVFGDSALMPLYRLIKVHYNFLQRAYLCWVDCLLENMLGTRVAYTVVDSDGQEHLEQHYITTMRNEEGAMERYLDLDKVLRPPSQPGKVKIIIMNHHCRIDWVYTFLYFARTRRIISHIRYVMKGDLKQLPILGWCMELFRYLFLARNWESDKVHIQRMVDFYNATNDTPVIVIFPEGTDLSPSNVQLSQAYAAKAGLPKFHHVLNPRTTGTVALMNMLGGADKVEEVVDLTIAYTLHASGERPNEASLVNGHHPKKVHLLINSYPVAGTAAAAAQKKPTHVCPTEEVALTAWIHERFAEKELLLSRFLLSSPIGFDTADVRAVLGEGVGVAGYDDDEERLRHPNRPWWRRYYQQVGLFGAVITPVYWLAPPLYCAFFIRWWLMMLWISAMLLAFTMGFKAAGGLQESLYLKVVAPEATLMQQLRRMLGRRQMRMDKKSN